One Arthrobacter sp. StoSoilB20 DNA segment encodes these proteins:
- a CDS encoding GlsB/YeaQ/YmgE family stress response membrane protein — translation MGIIGWIILGLIAGAIAKAIMPGKQGGGWITTILLGIVGAVLGGWIGSALFKVGINEFWSLSTWLLAIGGALLVLVIWGLVTRKKA, via the coding sequence ATGGGAATTATCGGTTGGATCATTTTGGGTTTGATTGCCGGCGCCATCGCAAAGGCGATCATGCCCGGTAAGCAGGGTGGCGGCTGGATCACCACCATCCTCCTGGGCATCGTGGGTGCCGTTCTGGGTGGCTGGATCGGCAGCGCACTGTTCAAGGTGGGCATCAACGAGTTCTGGTCGCTGTCCACCTGGCTGCTCGCCATCGGCGGCGCACTGCTGGTCCTCGTCATCTGGGGACTGGTGACGCGCAAGAAGGCCTAA
- a CDS encoding Ig-like domain-containing protein: MSPSGQNRPLPALFGWRSRLAIIVAGLLLLSWGGPAASAFWGSISSGPGAAKADSLAQGARPAAGISGANVTVSWTASTTAAGRPVTGYSIARYSSATAGTRIPATGACAGTVAALSCVESAVPAGTWYYTVTPMLSLWQGTESQRSTATTPVTDTTPPLAPVVTAPGSVNQGNVSSVPVSGTAEANSTVVLTITGGGAQAVTQTITTDAAGNWTAVPVNLGAFSPGTVTFSAKATDAAGNTGPAGTATATKDVSSPTITGVQLINGGGTSGSGVMASGDKVALTFSEPLSAGSICTAWTANTAQTLTGNGVVTVSVNAANVLTVTSNGCSVGTVGLGAIYNSGPLTFVGNGNNASSLAWTPTATSGTLTITLGGVNTSGDKVISSTSVFPSYNPAPGLKDLAGNAVAPGSVSGTPSRF; this comes from the coding sequence GTGAGCCCGTCCGGTCAGAACCGACCCCTCCCTGCACTGTTCGGCTGGAGGAGCAGGCTTGCAATCATTGTGGCCGGCCTTCTCCTTCTCTCGTGGGGCGGACCCGCTGCCAGCGCCTTCTGGGGCTCCATCAGCAGTGGACCGGGCGCAGCAAAAGCGGACTCCCTGGCCCAGGGGGCACGGCCTGCCGCCGGCATCTCAGGCGCCAACGTCACGGTTTCATGGACGGCAAGCACGACGGCGGCAGGCCGCCCCGTGACCGGCTACAGTATTGCCCGCTACAGTTCAGCGACCGCCGGGACCAGGATCCCGGCTACAGGTGCGTGCGCTGGAACAGTGGCGGCACTGAGCTGCGTGGAGAGCGCAGTTCCCGCGGGAACCTGGTACTACACCGTGACCCCCATGCTTTCCCTGTGGCAAGGAACCGAAAGCCAGCGAAGCACAGCAACGACCCCGGTCACCGACACCACCCCGCCACTGGCTCCGGTGGTGACTGCGCCTGGGTCCGTCAACCAAGGAAATGTCAGCAGTGTTCCGGTCAGTGGCACGGCGGAAGCTAATTCCACGGTGGTCCTGACCATCACCGGCGGCGGAGCCCAGGCTGTCACGCAAACCATCACCACCGATGCGGCCGGCAACTGGACAGCCGTGCCCGTCAATCTGGGTGCGTTCAGCCCCGGGACCGTCACCTTCTCGGCAAAGGCCACTGATGCGGCCGGCAACACAGGTCCCGCAGGCACGGCGACGGCCACCAAGGACGTGTCATCGCCGACGATCACGGGTGTCCAGCTGATCAACGGAGGCGGTACCAGCGGGAGCGGAGTCATGGCCTCGGGTGACAAGGTGGCCCTGACGTTCTCCGAGCCACTCAGCGCAGGGTCCATCTGCACTGCGTGGACCGCCAACACTGCCCAGACCCTGACTGGCAACGGCGTGGTGACGGTGTCCGTCAATGCCGCCAATGTGCTCACTGTCACCAGTAACGGATGCAGTGTTGGCACCGTAGGGCTCGGGGCCATCTACAATTCGGGACCCCTGACTTTCGTCGGGAATGGAAACAACGCCTCCAGCCTCGCCTGGACTCCCACTGCGACCTCCGGCACCCTGACCATCACCCTCGGTGGAGTGAACACCAGCGGCGACAAGGTGATTTCTTCCACCTCGGTATTCCCCAGCTACAACCCGGCCCCCGGATTGAAGGACCTGGCAGGAAACGCGGTGGCACCGGGGTCAGTTTCAGGTACTCCTTCCCGGTTCTGA
- a CDS encoding MarR family transcriptional regulator: protein MNDKSERQGYWYGLESRKQMGAVDVLNALRDYRSAEADMRRRTRASMGMGETDLVALRYLLEAERAGRDVGPKELAVRLGVTSASMTSLVDRLVRSGYVTREPHPTDRRALILRPTAGSDQEVRSTLGDMHTRMMEAAESLSGEDSAVVVEFLRRMRKAIDSIATP, encoded by the coding sequence ATGAACGACAAAAGTGAACGTCAGGGCTATTGGTACGGGCTGGAGAGCCGCAAGCAAATGGGCGCCGTGGACGTCCTGAATGCGCTCAGGGACTATCGCTCGGCCGAGGCTGACATGCGTCGGCGCACCCGCGCTTCGATGGGCATGGGCGAAACCGACCTCGTGGCCTTGCGCTACCTTCTGGAAGCCGAGCGGGCGGGCCGCGACGTGGGCCCCAAGGAGTTGGCGGTCCGGCTCGGAGTGACGTCTGCGTCCATGACCTCGCTGGTGGATCGCCTGGTGAGGTCCGGTTACGTCACCCGGGAACCGCACCCGACCGACAGGCGCGCCCTGATTCTTCGACCCACTGCAGGCTCGGACCAGGAAGTCCGCAGCACTCTGGGGGACATGCACACCCGCATGATGGAGGCGGCTGAGAGCCTTAGTGGCGAGGACTCTGCCGTCGTAGTGGAGTTCCTCCGGCGCATGAGAAAGGCGATCGACAGCATCGCAACTCCTTAG
- a CDS encoding serine/threonine-protein kinase produces MTTLDVAAVRADRGAGCSSMARPEAVVEHTAYGPAPRTAGERATLQPAASLQDEVVLGGRYRLGGRLGGGSEAYVNEALDLRTGKPVAVKIFRATDPAKSQAAKDAPFRREVDIHSRLRHQNIVAVLGSGIWETTDPQGSRNYLVMDLMDGSDLRSILHDRPATPGQAVAWMSGIAKALTHLHRRGIVHNDIKPGNILVDFNAAPDSLGTAKLTDFGIAIDGRHAAPRSSSGTPHYLSPEEVCGGTSTSASDIYSLGLVALECLTGTKAFPGPPLESMVARTLGEPRIPGTVRRRWSMVLHAMTDPDPAGRPSASQVVGMFRRLTW; encoded by the coding sequence GTGACCACGCTTGATGTTGCGGCCGTCCGCGCTGATCGCGGGGCCGGGTGTTCAAGCATGGCCAGGCCGGAGGCAGTCGTGGAACATACAGCCTATGGGCCCGCTCCGCGCACAGCGGGGGAACGCGCCACCCTGCAACCTGCGGCTTCCCTTCAAGACGAGGTAGTGCTCGGCGGACGGTACCGGCTTGGTGGGCGCCTGGGCGGCGGCTCGGAAGCCTACGTCAATGAAGCCCTTGACCTGCGCACCGGAAAGCCCGTGGCCGTCAAGATTTTCAGGGCAACAGATCCCGCAAAATCGCAGGCCGCCAAGGACGCGCCCTTCCGGCGGGAGGTGGACATCCACAGCCGTCTTCGCCACCAGAACATCGTGGCGGTGCTCGGTTCCGGTATCTGGGAAACCACAGATCCGCAGGGCAGCCGTAACTACCTGGTGATGGACCTGATGGATGGAAGCGACCTCCGCTCAATTCTCCATGACCGACCGGCCACGCCTGGGCAGGCTGTGGCGTGGATGAGCGGGATTGCCAAGGCACTCACGCATCTGCATCGCCGTGGAATTGTCCACAACGACATCAAGCCCGGCAATATCCTGGTGGATTTCAATGCAGCCCCGGACAGCCTCGGGACCGCGAAGTTGACCGACTTTGGGATAGCAATCGACGGTCGTCATGCTGCGCCCAGGTCGTCGTCGGGAACGCCTCACTACCTAAGCCCTGAAGAGGTGTGCGGCGGTACGTCCACATCGGCCAGTGACATCTATTCGCTGGGCTTGGTGGCACTTGAATGCCTGACCGGAACCAAAGCGTTCCCAGGCCCTCCCCTCGAGTCAATGGTTGCAAGGACTCTGGGGGAACCCCGAATTCCCGGCACGGTTCGGCGGCGTTGGTCCATGGTGCTTCATGCCATGACCGACCCCGATCCTGCCGGCAGGCCGTCTGCCAGCCAAGTCGTCGGAATGTTCCGACGACTCACCTGGTAG
- a CDS encoding FUSC family protein, translating to MKAVAEMFTMGPGNKDHHPALRCAIGVFVPLITLTLIGRLDLAVFASFGAFTGIYGRNEPHSVRFRSQLRAGGFMLLIILLAALMARFAQASGLEGAAYSWLLTAATTIVAGGCSVVVAAWRLRPGGSLFHIFAFAAIASIAAQPPLWEAMLVAILTTGFCLLIGMSSRIASSHRTPWKRPPPIRHTGAERRAIWLEGGGYLVAAGLAGTIATLVGERLGFGHTYWAMVAAVVPLVGHSTRHRVSRGIQRIAGTVIGLVLLAGILWLNPAPWAMVLVIAACQFGAEMFIARQYLVAQVFVTPLALIATLLAAPVDPALLLRDRIVETVIGAAVGVAVVVAPALWRRLRSARSTA from the coding sequence TTGAAGGCTGTAGCGGAAATGTTCACGATGGGTCCTGGAAACAAGGACCACCATCCCGCCCTCCGCTGCGCCATAGGTGTGTTCGTTCCGCTGATTACGCTGACGCTGATCGGGCGGTTGGACCTGGCCGTGTTTGCCTCCTTCGGTGCATTCACCGGAATTTATGGCCGCAACGAGCCGCACAGCGTCCGTTTCCGGAGCCAATTGCGTGCCGGCGGCTTCATGCTTTTGATCATCCTCCTGGCCGCTTTGATGGCCCGTTTTGCCCAGGCTTCCGGGTTGGAGGGTGCGGCGTATTCCTGGCTCCTGACGGCCGCGACCACCATTGTGGCCGGTGGTTGTTCCGTGGTGGTGGCTGCGTGGCGGCTCCGTCCAGGCGGCTCCCTCTTTCATATCTTTGCGTTCGCCGCCATTGCTTCCATCGCAGCCCAGCCACCACTGTGGGAAGCCATGCTGGTGGCCATCCTGACAACCGGGTTCTGCCTGCTGATCGGCATGTCCTCGCGCATTGCCAGCAGTCATCGAACGCCTTGGAAACGCCCGCCGCCCATTCGTCACACGGGCGCGGAGCGTCGGGCGATCTGGCTTGAGGGCGGCGGCTACCTGGTGGCAGCAGGCCTTGCGGGAACCATCGCGACGTTGGTGGGGGAGCGTCTCGGGTTCGGGCATACCTATTGGGCGATGGTTGCCGCGGTGGTTCCACTGGTGGGCCACTCGACGCGCCACCGGGTAAGCCGGGGCATCCAAAGAATCGCCGGTACGGTGATCGGGCTGGTGCTTTTGGCGGGCATCCTGTGGCTGAACCCTGCACCCTGGGCCATGGTCCTGGTGATTGCGGCATGCCAGTTCGGCGCGGAAATGTTCATTGCCCGGCAGTACCTCGTGGCGCAGGTATTCGTGACTCCGCTGGCGTTGATAGCTACCTTGTTGGCGGCGCCCGTTGATCCTGCGTTGCTCCTGCGGGACCGCATCGTCGAGACCGTCATTGGTGCCGCCGTCGGCGTCGCAGTAGTAGTGGCGCCGGCCCTCTGGCGACGGCTGCGTTCGGCACGATCCACTGCCTGA
- a CDS encoding SHOCT domain-containing protein, which translates to MGLFRTAGRAAVVGSVLGRTQRRQQQRFAAEDAAAAAAAGPPVAPLPVPPPPPPVPSAVVDPTDHMLAQLKQLGELKGAGVLTDKEFQAQKARILAR; encoded by the coding sequence ATGGGTTTGTTCAGGACCGCCGGCCGTGCCGCCGTCGTGGGTTCAGTACTTGGCCGCACGCAGCGCAGGCAACAACAACGCTTTGCCGCCGAGGATGCCGCAGCCGCTGCGGCAGCGGGACCTCCCGTGGCACCGCTTCCGGTACCGCCGCCCCCGCCGCCTGTACCGTCCGCCGTCGTCGATCCGACCGATCACATGCTCGCCCAACTCAAGCAGCTCGGAGAACTGAAGGGTGCCGGCGTGCTCACTGACAAGGAGTTCCAGGCCCAGAAGGCACGGATCCTGGCGCGCTGA